The stretch of DNA tatatatacatatgtagtaaTAGCCACACACCCTGTTTGTATCTATACAGATGTATGCTCAACATATACAAgtgataaatgtattaaatatacAACAAGTAAAGTCATTGTTTGCAACAACATTTCTTAAAATACTCCTTTAAACCACGTTATTAGAATCTATTCTAATAAATGTTGCCGAAACGTTTTTTCAGTGAAGGCATACATGATTATGGTATTAGTTAAAAGGTACAAGCAGTATACACTTACTTTCAGTCAGAGTACAATTCACACCAGTTAGACAGTCATCGTTTACTGGACTTGCCATTCTGTACTACAGAGTATAGCCATCATCTTATTTTGATAATGTGGCCACCCCCTCATACCAAGTTGATACCGACCAATATCTGTGGCAACAGTTCAATATCTGTGGCAATGGTCAGAAAATCTTtgataatgtacaatgtaaatacgGGTGTATGAAAGAACATATGTATACAAGGGCAGAAATTGCTGAATGAACTGCAACTTTGAATGGCCATTATAAAACTTTGGCAGCTAATAAGGGCATGATAGACACTTTATAATAGTTGTTCTGTGCAATATCAATTTATTGGAATCTTACCCTTATCATACCCAGGATTTCCTCTCATTCTTCCTGGAGTGAATTGTAGTCTGCTCAGCTAAATTTAGCACCACAAATATATAACTAGTATACAAATTGGGAAAAATTATTGACacttatttaaaaaagaaaagaaaaaaaaagttcgAGGATCACAAGCTCTGTTCATTCGCATCATTTGTACCCACTGCCAAATCCATCACAATATTCATCTCTTAAATGGAAAATCATCATTAGCTTTGTAGGAAATTGGCTAATCTAGATCCTGATTCAGGACTCGAATGATACAGATGACAAGGGGTACAAAGATACAGAAATCAAACATCTTTAGTAACTATTCAGTTCATACCAAATTTATCATCAAGATTAAATCCTGACAAAATAAGACATTCTCTGAAATACCAACAATAGCCCACATAGCAATAATGCCCTAGATCACTCTCCGGTGGAATTCTCACCATGCTCTGATGCTTACTGCCCATACAGAAAAGTGAATTATTATCAGGATTCAATCAATCCAATCGACAACTCCACCAATGTGAATCTGAACCCAATACTTCTCCTTCATATACGATCCATGTCAAGTCAAACCACAAtaaaatctgattaaaatagtAAAGAGACAATATAGGAAAAGATAAATGTTTGAATAGCAAGGACGACAACTGTAATCAGCATGCACACTAAGTTTGGTTATACAACACAAGAGTTATACATGATCTAAAGTCGTATTACTTTTACTCTACAAACGGAGTGACTTGTAATATCTTTACATGGCAATCAAAATCGTCCTATATTAGATGTGAATATTAAAGAAGAGGAAATAGATCTAACAAACAcgattatataacaatgtgactaccaatatatatatacaaaaaatgacAGAGTTCCCACACAACTAACCAATGAATATATACCAATACCATTGCTAAGCTACAAAATCTACACAATACACAAGTAATGCTGGCATTGCTATAGTAATATACAGTTATGTAAGAGAatgctacaatgtaaatatatgaaaaacatgaaggggataaaaaaatctttacattcagtattgtgaaataaaacatgttattaTCATCAAGGGAAGGAGAAAAGCAATTTACAATTATCTATGTTGTGAAACAAGACATGATTCAACTTTTCTACACTGTACACTAATTAAACTTTTATACCTATTTGTACATAACTCTACAAATGAAATCTACTTTCagtttacatatacataacattATCAATGACTGCAAAACGTATTATCTAGCATCATCCAAAACAAATGTCAGTAACATCAAACTGTACAAATGGTAATGTTTTCTATTAGAAGGCCACTCACAACACACCGCCCAAAGCAGACAATGAACGGAACGACTACCATTGGTCAAAATACATCATACATAGAATCATGCAATGGGAATGATCCTGTCATTGTCACCTACAAATCCTTATCACCATGGTTACAGGTGGATTTACACAAAATCTACAAAGTAAGGTATTCATAACACAGGAACAAATAGTGATAAACCTTAAAAGTATTTTCAAAATTGACTGCATGCAAGATGACATTCTTGAATACGTTTAAATCAACTTGGGTACCCCGTAATTAATCGGATATCTTTAGGGAACTACCAataaatttaacttttatttttaaaatccatTTCATATCTAGGGAAACAATGAAATTAAGATAAAGATATATCATATAGAACAAAAAACATCAGTTAATATTAATGTAGTATTGACAAATACCCTGAAATTGTAATTAAAGTGAAATATATTCTTCATCGATAATGTAAGTGTTATGTACAGATGAATTTATACATAGTTATGTCGGTAGAAGGTAAATTTATTATTGCTGATAGGAGTAGGTAAATGAAACACCACAATTCCGCACAAAAAACCGAAATTACCCTTTACAATTGAATGGAGACGGTTTAATGCATAGGGGACATAAGTGGGTCCAATGTTTGAaagattcagaaaaaaatggtgTCGCAAGAGCACGGTAAGCACACTATTAAACTACATGACCACACATTCTCAAGGTCTATTCTTTACATATTGATGATGACAAGGATTTACATTTGTGAAAATATGTGTGTTGACGAGCGATGCCTCTAGAAATACATTATTGATTCTACTATTCTTTAACATTATTGCCTCCTGTGGCTTAAAGGCAAATATGCTAACAATGTGATATATTACATATCAACAACATCCAAAACACTAATAATTGTACATCAATGagattattttacaaaatggaCGAATTGGTCAAATTTATCACTgctttctatatatataatacatacataatttGATCCCCCTCCCTTACGTATTCActcttgaaatatatttatgacAATAGGAATTTTGGAAAACGCTAAAGTTATTTTACACCCCTACCTTCTTCATACTTTCAAAAgcaattaaatgaaataaatcctcTACCCTTTTCAAGGCTTCAGTTCAAATATTGATTTACTATTTACAAGTGTTTCTGTGTACTGGCCAAAGGAGCATATATTTTGCTTTCTTTAAATTGTTGCATTTGAAGCTTGGTCCCATTACAATAACAGAATCACATggcaaaaacaaacatttaaaatgtctaaaaaacaTGGACTATTATGCTCAGTCACTCGGAGGGTAcaaaagtttgttcaaatgaatgaccgtCATTTCTTCATCAAAGGTCATAGGGGTCTAAtaggcaaaaatctttaaacgacttctagTGATAACATAGAGGCCTATACTTGAATTGTCTTATGCTGGGGATGAGGAGGGCTAAATGCCGTAtttgtgttcaaatgaatggccttgaccttcattcaaagtcataTAGGGGTCATAATAGCGCTTAAATCTCTAAACGACTTACTTGGCTGAGGTATGATATAAATCTCTTATTCACTCTCCTATTTGTTTAAGTATGAACTTAGAGATGATTACCAGATAGACTTGGCCCTTGTTCTTCCATATGAAATGTTTCGAATACGAGACCAAAAGGTTTCTTTCAATGCAATCCACTAGTTCGAGCGCAGCAATTGATCAGCTTATGTCCTGTGGCGGCGTACTTCGTCCATGTTTTCCCGGTAATGGACCTACAACAAATCCAACATAGGGAAAGAATCATGATATAAATATCGAACATTGTAAACATAAACCTTTACCGTCAGTGAATGTTCACTGGGGTCAGGTTTGTTAAAATTATTCGAACTTCTTTGCAATCTCTATGATTGCTCAAGAACCTGATACAGTATGTGTATTTTACTATTTGTATTTTGAAACTTTATAAGTCCTAATAAGTTACTATCCAAAACGAGAACAAACAATGCCGCTGTTCTTTCGCCCACTTTCAGAATCATTCGGTAATGACGCTGCAAACTGTTTAAAACACGTATGGTCAACATTGtaactttcattttatgtttaaaatttgtATACTTTCTTATGTTCGTAGACTTGGTAACATCCTCGATTTCCAGGGGTTAccatcacttacgatctctacgcCTCTGGAATACTaaagcaaaactgaaggcagttcaggagagaCAAATCACAGCCTGTTTATCCGACCTCGCACACAATGCATTCAGGTTTGCTATAAGGTCTAGGTCCATAGTCCGTTGTCAgtccatccgtccgtcaacaattcttgttaccgccatttctcggaaagtaccacagggatctgtctcatatatattatatgtaggtccatagttgtgtatattgcattttgggaccgatcggtcaacaggatggccaacaggcagccatcttggattttgatcatTAATTCTTGTtcccgctatttctcagaaaacaCTGAAGGGATTCGTCTTAAATTCCATATGTTTCTTACGGCCCTaggtgtgcatattgcattttgggattgatcagtcaacaagattgctgaCAGAAAGCCATTTTGTCTTTGGATTATTGTTACTGTTATTTCTTAGAAAGCCATGAAGggatcattatttttttcaaaatatacatatagtcCAGCAGATTCGTGCAGAAATTTGGCCCCAAATTATGCACtttgataaaagcatgaaacttggcaCACAGCAAGAACAtaacaaaagacaaaaaaaataggACCCGGGCCTCTTCCAAAAATAGTCTATGACgccatggcggccattttcaaATATGACCGCCATATTTATGTGTTATAGCAATTACGATAGGCTTCACAAAgtcctagttgtacatattgcatatTGATCGATCCATCATCAAGATGACCCAAAAATGGTACAGACACTACGAAGTACTTGACCCTGTCCCGATTGCTGGAAACGAACTGAGAAAAAAAAGTCATAGATTTCCATAAAACGAAGAAAagctaaagatgctccatcgctgattaatagtttttttcttcagttacaaaagtttcttactttacatcattactaccattaagtttgagcttctcattttatttcaagataaaaatgtcaaaaataattaacagcgtcccgaaaaaaattccacAAGACTAtctcctatatggaatgaagtaatgattgcgcatgcaccagaagcaaaataaataattttctattaattagatataattaaacactaattatcgtgtatgctctgtcgacggtggaaCATCTGTAAGGTTTGACTTAAGTCTCTGCATTTTTGTTTCGATAAATAGGCATCTGAGCTGCCCAACCAACCGACCACTGTACGTACGTTAGGGTGCGTATCAAACTCACTTCAGTAATCGTTTTGGTTAGATTTATAGACTATTTGTAAGGCTTTCACACAGACACAGAATCTTTGCTTTCCCAAGTCATAAAGACATCACCATGTCATTAGAATCCTACATAAAAATACTTCAGGTGTGTTAATACCGCATACTCAATAAATAAATCAGGGAAGATATTATCATGCCCTTAGATCGTAATTGACACCACAAGGCCTTAAAGGAAGAACCAGCACACTGTTTAAAGCTGTGGTAATTTTACACTAAATTACCCACTATCATTGTCTTAATAAAACGTATTTTAGAATAACTATATGTATCAATTTATGTTATCTGTAATGTCAGTACCAAAGCATTCGagataatacatatttaatgttgatgtgTGACTAGATATACAGATAGAATAAATTTGACATCAATCTACAAGAGACCGCCATAATATGGTGATCTTAATTCAAGTACATAAACATCAGATATCGTCTGCGTTCAATATTGCGAAAGATAGTATCTTCATGCACAGTAATTACTTTAAGAACGATTTTGAGAAGGCATGCATATTTTATGTGAGAAAAGTTTACTAATGCCTTACAAACCATGTTTTCCGCCTCATTTAAGTTACAAACTTTGAAGATGGTAACTGTGGCAACAACTAGTACCCTGCCTACTATAACTTTCGGTCGGACGACAACAACATCCGTGGACAAGTCTTCAGAGCTATACAATATTGAAGCTATCCGCCAACATGTGGCGGAGAGATCTCGCTTGGTCTGAAGTAACCCTATTGGTGACAGCGTTGATAACCCTAGTGTTTGATGTCGACACCACACTTAGGGTTccactaataaaaaaaaatgtggtaTTCAAACATCATTTCCTCAAACTGGACCTGCCCACGAAATACCAATGTATGGAGCTATGCGTGGCGTTTGCTTTATGTCGCTCTATCTACTACAATGGAAAGGGTGAATGTGGTATCAATTCGGATAGCAAGGATAGACAGGTTAGATCTGGCTACGCTTTCGATTCTCCGTCCAGGACAGACGTTCCACAGGTAACACTTTAGTTACGGTTAAAGATGatctaccgccgacagagccagagcataaatgatattcatcatttgaaaaatagttGTTTTTTAATCGTGTCtatttatgcctaattaaagggacaattcactcaggctaattcttttaaataaacaagaagcaaaatataacttaaatgtattgttctacatttcttatgaaacatataatgtaaaacattgataaattccacgacattgttaagtattttaatcaatatcgttgaaatatcaaatcgttgatcaatacgattaagcaggtacaatatggacgatTTACCCATACCCGAGTCAAAGTAACGCacgttaaagctgacaatgcaagttaaaaattatacatttgagattaaaaaaaataatgaaattttttttttcaaaatttgtttctgagacagcccattgcgtttctaaggacgggcagacgccattttgtttgaactctgcttggatacgaGACGCCtgccgacccctatataaagcgcgtgaatcgacacacgtgcgctcagtcatgtacatatacaccttttccactgtgtatcacctactacatgtaatacataaacaaaacccCTTACCTGTAAATGTGTGTAGGGCTGGTTTTAGCAAGCAAACATGTCAACTCttctaagctgtcatttagatgtttcacaaatttaactTTCCACACAAGTGAATAAAAATCCTGATAATAATCCGTCCATATATCTCCACGTATGCTATCGTACCCGGTGTACTCGACTGGCCACTTGCACGTGACCACCTGTCCCGAACAAGTGACGCTGCCATATGTAAACTACCAAAGGTACACGCGTGTACATGTGCGTGTAATATCTAATAtgttgaagtgttttattagctcgtatttgacatattttgggatGTAGCTGACattattacttcaatgaaaccttgtcaggtgagtgcagtatttatatttagtttgaCAGTGTTATCTTCTATTATAATTTCCGGGTTTGTTTacgttataatcaaaatggatATCGCACGTGGAAAGAAAGTATGAATTCATTCATTACTTTtaatataactgtatatatctgtatatggttcttagaaactttatttgagaaaacattgaaagtaataaccattgttttatcattacGTCTTGGGTATATAGTGCAGAAGACCTAGAGCCGGTCATGTGTTAGTAATGTTACACCTTGAACAGCAAGCGTTCGACTGATTGCACGTGTGTGtggttcacgcgctttatataggggtcggtacccggtgttgtatccaagcagagtaaaaacaaaatggcgactgcccgtccttagaaacgcaaggggttgtctcagaaccgaattttgaaaaaaaaaatatttaaaaaaaactttattattttttttattctcaaatgtatttttttagcttgcattgtcagctttaaacaaataaactacataaccactgagaaggtgataaaataatttttaggcaagacaattcacctaataaggtaaacacactactgtcagagcgatttgagcagttctagacaaaagttgcattactctacgagcaagggacagggtttggcatacaagaagttcgaccacaatgtgtaatggcggacagcgagcgagtttgaacacctacacacatgtcacaaccacgGACTTTTcatgcatatcacagtaaaaccgactgatctaattttcattagaactgggttttttttcgatatatgtacaaactttaatgttttcttagactgaattgtccctttaacaaaaaaaaaacatataaaataaatttattcgCCTTTGGTGCGttcgcaattagtacttcattccataaaggatatcgtaccacggatttttttcgggatgcaactaattatttttcatatttttaacttgaagtaaaattagaagctcaaacttttcagtggcggtaatggtgtaaagtaattaacttttgtaactgaagaaaaatactaaatcgtctgcttctgtttttgatagtgaaaaaataccatttgtcagcggtggagcatatttagttatttacatgtaaatgttggTGTTTTACAGTCATATTTTACACTTAATTTGTtaacacaaataaataatagTTGGTTATCTCTGTTGTTTTTCTGTTCATGTCAAGTTCATGTCAAGTcaactatataatatacaaactttatttattttacatcgatgagaaacaagttatacagcTTATGTAAAttactctcgatggcccggatgtaagcgcgcgaggggtcttagtgtgggaggaaaccggagtgcctggagaaaacccacgtgatcgggcaggtgacccatgaccttttcacgtccgtgtcggggatcgaaccccggccggctaggtgaaaggcgagcggcaggtgaaaggcgagcggcttaatcactacaccacccgatcaccctgAAGACCCTAAGTTAACTATATGTTTAAGCATACTTTCTTACTACAGAATCTATTATttataatgatgtcattaataGCTCAAATTGGTGAATAAGACAGGCCCTCCTATTTGAGGGAGGAGGGGGACTTGGGAAGGAGGAGAGAGGGGATCTGGGGAGGAGGAGAGAGGGGGTCTGGGAGTCTGGGAGGAGGAGAGGGGGTTGGGAAGGAGGGGGTCTGGAGGAGAAGAGAAGGGGGGGATGTCTGGGAAGGAGAGGGTCTGGGAAGGAGGGGAGGTCTGGAGGAGGAGAGAGGGGGTCAGTGGAGGAGGAGAGAGGGTctggggaggaggaggagggtcTCGGAGTCTGGGAAGGAGGAGAGGGGGTCTGGGAGAGGACAGTAGAGGGGGGGTCTGGGAAGGAGGGGTCTGGGGGACTAGAGGGGTCTTTGGAGTCTTGGAGGAGGAGAGAGGGGGTCAGTGACGGAGGAGAGAGGGGATCTGGGGAGGAGGAGAGAGGGGGCCTGGGAAGGACTAGAGGGGGTCTGGGAAGGAGGGGAGGTCTTTGGAGGAGGAGAGAGGGGGTCAGTGGATGAGGAGAGAGGGGGTCTGATGTCGAGGTTAACAACGATGATTAATTAGTGATGTAATAGGAAACGTGACAGTGATCAGTTGACATTACTGatgtcataatggtcacgtctTGGAggtcatttacatataatgattgTAGATAACAAGTGGATATAAATACTACTAGtcatatttaatttatcaattacCAGTCAGTtccttttatacattatatttttatttttaattacatgtcACTGTTACAACGTGGGCCCCATCCTTCTgctatttaatttttaatttttgttaaaatattgttgttttcattaattCGTTGATTTGCACGTTGATGTAATTGACAGTTCaccatattaaaaaaaacttttattgtCTATTGTATATCATAACTAAACTTTTAAACTGAAATAGTTATATTACCCATTACATTGCACGCTGGTAAGTAATGGATTACTTTATTTTCTTGACGATTAActttaatatatttgttatgttatagagatataatataaaaatctCAGTGTACtctaaaaaaaatttttagTTAATGCTTATGGTTTAATCTTTTTACCTGCAATTCCTCTTTATTGGTGGACCTTTTTCCTCTGAAAAATGATTATGCTACTCTAAACGacgagatttttttttttacgtttgAGGCCCACCACTTtttcgaaacaaaaaataaatgttacttAAAAACAATACTAACAAAAGAACATTTacatcgatggcctaagataaggttacgacaccaaacaaatgcaagatttcctgtgtaatctatgttaacagtgaaaattcatttcgctgttttgaaGTCTGCCGCAATGATAGACAAACTAACGAGCGGtttttaggacgacggcgggaaacataatacgacccgcgttataaaaaataacatttgatttatttaaattaaattgtttaggaatCGATAATAACTGTATGTGTAGTATTAACCTTAagataataacttttgcgactcaaTATAAATACCGTTTTACaatcccattttaaaaatcaaaagctgtttcggaaaggcaGTGAGCTGATATCATATTTTAAGcgaataaaaatgtttgtttcaagcaaaatgaaattttgaggGAAAAACCcaagaaaacaattttgttaaatattgttGTAATCTATTATGAAACAGGCGATAGCTGTTCGGTCTTGTACCACGCATGCGTGCGGGATAGATGAGATGTGTGTGGGAGCTTCCTCCGACTCCACCTGTGTGAAACATGGTAAGTATAATAAACAAACCCTGGTATAgaacaatataacaatatagaATTTCGCCATAAAGATAACATCAAATTATGCTGGCAAAATGTCTTAACAAAtaattaagcattattctcaatatcttttggggtcatagacaaaaaacggaaggacattcttcgCGGAAGGACGACCgtccttttttattttgtctatgacttcataacccaaaaagatattgagaatgatgcttataatttaattcagataactcaatcaggtactaattaggcataCATTTCCgtaattttacttacttttacaatcAAACAAACTGAGTTGTGtcgcattgatatcttatccaataattcagtttggctAATCCTCCGCGAAAACGTtttgtattgatgacgtcataatacgtgAAGTACAATT from Argopecten irradians isolate NY chromosome 15, Ai_NY, whole genome shotgun sequence encodes:
- the LOC138309429 gene encoding uncharacterized protein isoform X1 gives rise to the protein MELCVAFALCRSIYYNGKGECGINSDSKDRQVRSGYAFDSPSRTDVPQAIAVRSCTTHACGIDEMCVGASSDSTCVKHGRTVVKCPKSSVRRGNSCYKLFNIKIGWYEAKYFCHKEGAMLVEIHSGDIGVYLAGIVSFLGGAIGELITLD